A window from Erythrobacter sp. YJ-T3-07 encodes these proteins:
- the ggt gene encoding gamma-glutamyltransferase, whose product MLARTFKAPLFGIAAALSLAGCATAPVAPVETSAPQATQGAVSAADPRAQEAGYEMLRRGGTATDAAIAVMLALTVVEPQSSGIGGGGFMVLGDADGTVTTYDGRETAPAGATPDWFLDKDGKVPPFRESVRSGLSVGAPGNLALAAKAHAEHGKLPWAELFEPAIALARDGFRVNPRLNKSLSDSADTGARSDQGKALYYDPAGAPVAIGSTLTNPALARTLEKIAQAGPDAFYDGDLAERIAKTVADDTPRSGAMTVQDIEGYVAKERAPLCTRYRAYRICAMGPPTSGGIAVMQMLGQLERFDLAALGPRNPVTWHLFLESQRLAYADRELYLADSDFVPVPAAGLIAPDYLARRGALILPGSTLAEVKPGTPEGADRALADGDEPEEHGTSHIAVVDDAGTMISYTSTIESAFGSGLMVDGFYLNNELTDFSRSPTVDGTPVANRVEGGKRPRSSMSPVVVYDPQGQPFMAVGAAGGSTIPVQTARSIIGVIDFGLAPEEALGLPFVMAFGDSVLLEEGTWLADSQNAFRSLGHAMLTIRPAPVKAGIVLREGDRWVSARDPRLEGQLELP is encoded by the coding sequence ATGCTCGCCAGAACCTTCAAAGCCCCGCTGTTCGGGATCGCCGCCGCCCTCTCGCTCGCCGGGTGCGCGACTGCGCCCGTCGCGCCGGTCGAAACCTCCGCACCGCAGGCGACCCAAGGCGCAGTCAGCGCCGCAGACCCGCGGGCGCAGGAGGCAGGTTACGAGATGCTGCGCCGGGGCGGGACCGCGACCGACGCGGCGATCGCGGTGATGCTCGCGCTGACCGTGGTCGAGCCGCAAAGCTCCGGCATCGGCGGCGGCGGCTTCATGGTGCTGGGCGATGCCGATGGCACGGTCACGACCTATGACGGGCGCGAAACCGCACCCGCAGGCGCAACGCCGGACTGGTTTCTCGACAAGGACGGCAAGGTGCCGCCGTTCCGCGAGTCGGTGCGCAGCGGGCTCAGCGTCGGCGCTCCGGGCAACTTGGCCCTCGCCGCTAAGGCCCATGCTGAGCACGGCAAGCTGCCCTGGGCGGAGCTGTTCGAACCCGCCATCGCGCTGGCGCGCGACGGTTTTCGGGTGAACCCGCGGCTCAACAAGTCGCTGTCCGACAGCGCCGATACCGGCGCGCGCAGCGATCAGGGCAAGGCGCTGTACTACGATCCGGCAGGCGCGCCGGTCGCGATCGGCTCCACGCTGACCAACCCCGCGCTCGCCCGCACGCTCGAAAAGATCGCACAGGCCGGGCCCGATGCGTTCTACGACGGCGATCTTGCCGAGCGGATCGCGAAGACGGTCGCCGACGACACACCGCGCAGCGGCGCGATGACCGTGCAAGACATCGAAGGCTATGTCGCGAAGGAGCGTGCGCCGCTGTGCACCCGCTATCGCGCCTATCGCATCTGCGCGATGGGGCCGCCGACCTCGGGCGGCATCGCAGTGATGCAGATGCTCGGCCAGCTGGAGCGGTTCGATCTTGCCGCGCTCGGCCCGCGCAATCCGGTGACTTGGCACCTGTTCCTCGAATCCCAGCGGCTCGCCTATGCCGACCGCGAGCTCTATCTCGCAGACAGCGATTTCGTGCCCGTCCCCGCCGCCGGACTGATCGCGCCCGATTACCTCGCCCGGCGCGGCGCGCTGATCCTGCCCGGCAGCACTCTGGCCGAAGTGAAGCCCGGGACGCCAGAAGGCGCGGACAGGGCGCTGGCCGATGGCGACGAGCCCGAGGAGCACGGCACCTCGCATATCGCGGTGGTCGACGATGCGGGCACGATGATCAGCTATACCTCGACCATCGAGAGCGCCTTCGGGTCGGGGCTGATGGTCGACGGGTTCTACCTCAACAATGAACTGACCGATTTCAGCCGCTCACCCACGGTTGATGGCACGCCTGTCGCGAACCGGGTGGAGGGCGGCAAGCGTCCGCGCAGCTCGATGTCGCCGGTGGTGGTGTACGACCCGCAGGGCCAGCCGTTCATGGCGGTCGGTGCAGCGGGCGGCAGCACGATCCCCGTGCAGACCGCACGCAGCATTATCGGCGTGATCGATTTCGGGCTGGCCCCGGAAGAGGCGCTGGGCCTGCCGTTCGTCATGGCGTTCGGCGACAGCGTGCTGCTGGAAGAGGGCACCTGGCTGGCGGACAGCCAGAACGCCTTCCGGTCGCTCGGCCACGCCATGCTGACCATTCGCCCCGCTCCAGTGAAGGCAGGGATCGTGCTACGAGAGGGCGATCGCTGGGTCTCGGCGCGCGATCCGCGGCTCGAAGGGCAGCTGGAACTGCCCTGA
- a CDS encoding quinone-dependent dihydroorotate dehydrogenase, translating to MLFPLARPLLFTLDPERAHRLSLAGLKRLPTGRPPRHDPALGVTIGGVTFPSPVGVAPGYDKDAEVPDALLGLGFGFVEVGTITPLPQAGNPRPRLFRLAEDRAVINRMGFNNGGAEAAHMRLRKRAAKPGIVGINIGANKDSDDRIADYALMTELMAPLASYLTINISSPNTPGLRDLQTGDALKHLLDGVFQARGERATPVFLKLAPDLEPSEIDAIARIALESPLAALIISNTTLARPDLKSAHADEAGGLSGAPLAPLSLQRLKDFRKATGGQIPLIAAGGIDSADAAWERIVAGASLVQLYSAMVYHGPMLGRRIARGLSQRLRAEGFASIEDAIGSQA from the coding sequence ATGCTGTTCCCGCTTGCTCGCCCGCTGCTCTTCACGCTCGACCCCGAACGCGCGCACCGCCTGTCGCTCGCCGGGCTCAAGCGCCTGCCGACAGGCCGCCCGCCGCGCCACGACCCGGCGCTCGGCGTGACCATCGGCGGGGTCACCTTCCCCAGTCCGGTCGGCGTCGCGCCGGGCTACGACAAGGATGCCGAAGTGCCCGACGCGCTGCTGGGGCTGGGCTTCGGCTTCGTCGAGGTGGGCACGATCACCCCGCTGCCGCAGGCGGGCAATCCGCGCCCACGCCTGTTCCGGCTGGCGGAGGATCGTGCGGTCATCAACCGCATGGGCTTCAACAATGGCGGGGCCGAGGCCGCGCACATGCGTCTCCGCAAGCGTGCGGCCAAGCCCGGGATCGTCGGGATCAACATCGGCGCCAACAAGGACAGCGACGATCGGATCGCCGATTATGCGCTGATGACCGAGCTGATGGCCCCGCTCGCCAGCTATCTTACGATCAACATTTCCAGCCCCAACACGCCGGGCCTGCGCGACCTGCAGACGGGCGATGCGCTCAAGCACCTGCTCGACGGCGTGTTCCAGGCACGCGGAGAGCGAGCGACGCCGGTGTTCCTGAAACTCGCGCCCGATCTGGAGCCAAGCGAGATCGACGCGATCGCCAGGATCGCACTCGAAAGCCCGCTCGCCGCGCTGATCATCTCCAACACCACGCTCGCGCGGCCCGATCTGAAATCGGCCCATGCGGACGAGGCTGGCGGCCTGTCGGGCGCGCCGCTCGCGCCGCTCTCGCTCCAGCGGCTGAAGGATTTCCGCAAGGCGACCGGCGGGCAGATCCCGCTGATCGCTGCCGGCGGGATCGACAGCGCCGATGCCGCTTGGGAGCGGATCGTTGCGGGCGCGAGCCTGGTGCAGCTCTATTCCGCGATGGTCTATCACGGACCGATGCTCGGCCGCCGGATCGCCAGGGGCCTGTCGCAAAGGTTGCGGGCGGAAGGCTTTGCGTCGATTGAGGACGCCATCGGATCGCAAGCCTGA
- a CDS encoding DUF885 family protein, producing MTTTRIPGQTAIVLLASLGLAACTTTQTETSTVPVATAPAAQVPADIDTLFDRYDAAQLEMSPLTKAYRGIRDEDYGTWGDFSDQAEVREQALLQDTAAAMRTGYDVADLTPQDALSYRLFDAMAKRSASLFPYRDYGYIFDQMSGAQSQLPAFLINIHAVQNADQANAYMSRIAGLGPVIDTLTAQARERADAGVMPPDWVYPYVISDIENLLGAGDENAVLEDYTGKVNALDGLSDTHRHELLQGGRAAWNASAAPAYQRLLAEMKRQQAIAPTDDGIWRFPEGEAYYAALLKNYTTTDLTADQIHRIGLENVARIHDEMRAIMDQVGFEGSLQEFFEFTRTDDRFYYDTREAYLADAQARLDAMEAKLPEFFATLPKAPLQVKPVEAFREKSAGKAFYQSPAPDGSRPGTYYVNLYNLKDMSRNELEALAYHEGLPGHHLQRTIQTELGDVPPFRRFGGVTAYTEGWGLYSEELGKDMGFYTDPYADFGRLQMELWRACRLVVDTGIHSKRWSREQAIQYLKDNTPNPEGDIRKAIERYVVYPGQATAYMIGKLKIMELREQARAELGENFDIRAFHDAVLLPGPVPLDILEENVEAWVASEKGA from the coding sequence ATGACCACCACCCGCATTCCGGGCCAGACCGCCATCGTCCTGCTCGCGAGCCTGGGCCTCGCTGCCTGCACCACCACGCAGACCGAGACCAGCACCGTGCCGGTCGCGACGGCACCCGCCGCGCAGGTTCCGGCGGATATCGACACTTTGTTCGATCGGTACGACGCGGCGCAGCTGGAAATGTCGCCGCTGACCAAGGCCTATCGCGGGATTCGCGACGAGGATTACGGCACCTGGGGCGATTTCTCCGATCAGGCGGAGGTGCGCGAACAGGCGCTGTTGCAGGACACTGCGGCGGCCATGCGGACGGGCTACGATGTCGCCGACCTGACACCGCAGGATGCGCTGTCCTACCGCCTGTTCGACGCGATGGCGAAGCGCTCCGCCTCGCTCTTCCCGTACCGCGACTACGGCTACATCTTCGACCAGATGAGCGGTGCGCAGAGCCAGCTGCCCGCCTTCCTGATCAATATCCATGCGGTGCAGAATGCCGACCAGGCGAATGCCTATATGTCGCGCATCGCGGGGCTGGGCCCGGTGATCGACACGCTGACCGCGCAGGCTCGGGAGCGGGCCGATGCAGGGGTGATGCCGCCAGACTGGGTGTATCCCTACGTCATCTCCGATATCGAGAACCTGCTTGGCGCGGGCGACGAAAACGCCGTGCTCGAAGACTATACCGGGAAGGTGAACGCGCTCGACGGGCTGAGCGATACCCATCGGCACGAGCTGCTGCAGGGCGGGCGTGCGGCGTGGAATGCTTCGGCCGCGCCCGCCTACCAGCGCCTGCTCGCCGAAATGAAGCGCCAGCAGGCCATTGCGCCAACCGATGACGGTATCTGGCGCTTCCCCGAGGGGGAGGCATACTACGCCGCGCTGCTCAAGAACTACACCACGACCGACCTGACCGCCGACCAGATCCACCGGATAGGGCTGGAGAATGTCGCGCGGATTCACGACGAGATGCGCGCGATCATGGACCAGGTCGGGTTCGAGGGGAGCTTGCAGGAATTCTTCGAATTCACCCGCACCGACGACCGCTTCTATTACGACACGCGCGAGGCCTATCTCGCCGATGCGCAGGCGCGGCTGGATGCGATGGAAGCGAAGCTGCCCGAATTCTTCGCAACGCTCCCCAAGGCCCCGCTGCAGGTCAAGCCGGTCGAGGCGTTTCGCGAGAAGAGCGCAGGGAAAGCCTTCTACCAGAGCCCCGCACCCGACGGTTCGCGCCCCGGCACCTATTACGTGAACCTCTATAATCTCAAGGACATGAGCAGGAACGAGCTGGAGGCGCTCGCCTATCATGAAGGGCTGCCCGGCCATCACCTCCAGCGCACGATCCAGACCGAGCTGGGCGACGTGCCGCCCTTCCGCCGCTTCGGCGGGGTGACCGCCTATACCGAAGGCTGGGGCCTCTATTCGGAGGAGCTGGGCAAGGACATGGGCTTCTACACCGATCCCTATGCCGATTTCGGGCGCTTGCAGATGGAGCTGTGGCGCGCGTGCCGGCTGGTGGTCGACACCGGCATCCACTCCAAGCGGTGGAGCCGCGAGCAGGCGATCCAGTATCTGAAGGACAACACGCCCAACCCGGAAGGCGACATCCGCAAGGCGATCGAGCGCTATGTCGTCTATCCCGGTCAGGCGACCGCCTACATGATCGGTAAATTGAAGATCATGGAGCTGCGCGAACAGGCGCGCGCGGAGCTGGGCGAGAATTTCGACATCCGCGCATTCCACGATGCGGTGCTGCTGCCCGGACCCGTGCCGCTCGATATTCTGGAGGAGAATGTCGAGGCGTGGGTCGCGAGCGAGAAGGGCGCGTAA
- a CDS encoding SUF system Fe-S cluster assembly regulator, which translates to MRLSNLADYAIVIMAATARKCGGGRVSSADLAQETGIPVPTAQKIVSKLSAAGLLRSTRGAGGGLQLGRPAAAISMADIVEAIEGPIALVSCIDTGDCAVEHECSVKPHWPVVNAAVRGALAEVSLAKIAGSVPAQKEVA; encoded by the coding sequence ATGCGCCTCAGCAACCTTGCCGACTATGCCATCGTGATCATGGCCGCGACCGCCCGCAAATGCGGCGGCGGACGCGTGTCGTCGGCCGATCTGGCGCAGGAAACCGGCATTCCGGTGCCGACCGCGCAGAAGATCGTCAGCAAGCTGAGCGCGGCTGGCCTGCTCCGCTCCACCAGAGGCGCGGGTGGCGGGCTCCAGCTGGGTCGGCCTGCGGCGGCGATCAGCATGGCCGACATCGTCGAAGCGATCGAAGGGCCTATCGCGCTCGTCAGTTGCATCGACACCGGCGATTGCGCAGTCGAGCACGAATGCAGCGTCAAACCGCACTGGCCGGTGGTTAATGCCGCGGTGCGCGGCGCGCTGGCCGAGGTTTCGCTGGCGAAAATTGCGGGCTCAGTACCTGCACAGAAAGAAGTGGCATGA
- the sufB gene encoding Fe-S cluster assembly protein SufB, which translates to MNEAIDLKQPEQDAEAKAAAAKAADYEFGWHSDIETDFAPKGLSEDTVRFISAKKQEPEWMLEWRLKAFRKWLTLEEPDWAKIGYPAIDYQDAYYYAAPKKKEELESLDELDPEIKRVYDKLGIPLGEQEVLAGVKGAKKVAVDAVFDSVSVATSFRDELQRAGVIFRSISEAIREYPELVKKWLGKVVPQADNYFACLNSAVFSDGTFVYIPEGVRCPMELSTYFRINAENTGQFERTLIVAEKGSYVSYLEGCTAPMRDENQLHAAVVELVAMDDAEIKYSTVQNWYPGNAEGVGGIYNFVTKRGLCQGARSKISWTQVETGSAVTWKYPSCVLNGENSVGEFYSVAVTNNHQQADTGTKMIHNGKGSRSTIISKGISAGQSNNTYRGLVRVAANAEGVRNRTECDSLLLGDKCGAHTVPYIEVKNPTAQIEHEATTSKISDDQLFYAQQRGLDEEAAIALIVNGFAKEVMKQLPMEFAVEAQKLLAISLEGSVG; encoded by the coding sequence ATGAACGAAGCAATCGACCTCAAGCAGCCCGAGCAGGACGCGGAGGCAAAGGCAGCCGCCGCGAAAGCCGCCGACTACGAGTTCGGCTGGCATTCGGACATCGAGACCGATTTCGCGCCCAAGGGCCTGTCGGAAGACACGGTCAGGTTCATCTCGGCCAAGAAGCAAGAACCCGAGTGGATGCTCGAGTGGCGCCTGAAGGCGTTTCGCAAATGGCTGACCTTGGAAGAGCCGGACTGGGCGAAGATCGGCTATCCGGCGATCGATTATCAGGACGCGTATTACTACGCCGCGCCCAAGAAGAAGGAAGAGCTCGAAAGCCTTGACGAGCTCGATCCGGAGATCAAGCGGGTCTACGACAAGCTCGGCATTCCGCTGGGCGAGCAGGAAGTCCTGGCCGGAGTGAAGGGCGCGAAGAAGGTCGCGGTGGATGCGGTGTTCGACAGCGTCAGCGTCGCCACCAGCTTCCGTGACGAGCTCCAGCGGGCGGGCGTCATCTTCCGCTCGATCTCCGAAGCGATCCGGGAATATCCCGAGCTGGTGAAGAAGTGGCTCGGCAAGGTCGTGCCGCAGGCGGACAACTACTTCGCCTGCCTCAACAGCGCGGTCTTCTCCGACGGCACCTTCGTCTACATCCCCGAAGGCGTGCGCTGCCCGATGGAGCTCTCTACCTATTTCCGCATCAATGCGGAGAACACGGGCCAGTTCGAACGCACGCTGATCGTCGCCGAAAAAGGCAGCTATGTCAGCTATCTCGAAGGCTGCACCGCGCCGATGCGCGACGAGAACCAGCTCCACGCCGCCGTGGTCGAGCTGGTCGCGATGGACGATGCCGAGATCAAGTATTCGACCGTGCAGAACTGGTATCCCGGGAATGCCGAAGGCGTTGGCGGGATCTACAATTTCGTCACCAAGCGTGGCCTCTGCCAGGGCGCGCGCAGCAAGATCAGCTGGACGCAGGTCGAAACCGGCTCTGCCGTGACGTGGAAGTACCCGAGCTGCGTGCTCAACGGTGAAAACAGCGTGGGCGAGTTCTACTCGGTCGCGGTCACCAACAACCACCAGCAGGCCGATACCGGGACCAAGATGATCCACAACGGCAAGGGCAGCCGCTCGACGATCATCTCCAAGGGGATCAGCGCCGGGCAGAGCAACAACACCTATCGCGGGCTGGTCCGCGTGGCCGCCAATGCCGAAGGCGTGCGCAACCGCACCGAGTGCGATTCGCTGCTGCTGGGCGACAAGTGCGGCGCGCACACCGTGCCCTATATCGAGGTGAAGAACCCCACCGCGCAGATCGAGCACGAGGCGACCACCAGCAAGATATCCGACGACCAGCTGTTCTACGCGCAACAGCGCGGGCTGGACGAGGAAGCGGCGATCGCGCTGATCGTCAACGGCTTCGCCAAGGAAGTCATGAAGCAGCTGCCGATGGAATTCGCAGTCGAGGCGCAGAAGCTGCTGGCGATTTCGCTCGAAGGGAGTGTGGGGTGA
- a CDS encoding DUF559 domain-containing protein: MTDRKTLNLRPASEDSTAPAVKRKGRGWEISEKRLDALHDRAREMRRHASPAHKALAEKFSKADFGRYSFTRFAVVGSAIVDFNSHNMGLAILIDEEGVEPAIATRRDKSLEAVGIRVVHVSAADILADIDAVLATLTQEMRAAIANRKEARRRHEEANPRQTKPRYDRDGNGPPRPNNRGRSDRGRRDG; the protein is encoded by the coding sequence ATGACTGACCGCAAGACACTCAACCTCCGGCCTGCATCCGAAGACTCCACCGCCCCCGCCGTCAAGCGCAAGGGCCGCGGGTGGGAAATCTCGGAGAAGCGCCTTGATGCGCTGCATGATCGTGCGCGCGAGATGCGTCGCCATGCGAGCCCGGCGCACAAGGCGCTGGCCGAGAAGTTCTCGAAGGCCGATTTCGGGCGCTATTCCTTCACCCGCTTCGCGGTGGTCGGCAGCGCAATCGTCGATTTCAACTCGCACAACATGGGCCTCGCGATCCTGATCGACGAGGAGGGCGTCGAGCCCGCCATCGCGACCCGGCGCGACAAGAGCCTCGAGGCGGTCGGCATCCGCGTGGTCCACGTGTCCGCCGCCGATATCCTCGCCGATATCGACGCGGTGCTGGCAACGCTGACGCAGGAAATGCGCGCAGCGATCGCCAACCGAAAGGAAGCGCGTCGCCGCCACGAAGAGGCCAATCCGCGCCAGACCAAGCCGCGCTACGACCGCGACGGCAACGGCCCGCCGCGCCCGAACAATCGCGGCAGGAGCGACCGGGGGCGGCGCGATGGATAG
- the sufC gene encoding Fe-S cluster assembly ATPase SufC, producing MLQIDNLHAEIASENGGGKKILDGLTLTVNAGEVHAIMGPNGAGKSTLAYVLGGRPGYEVTEGSVTFRGQDLLAMDPHERAAAGLFLGFQYPVEIPGVSNIQFLREALNAQRRARGEEAMTGGDFLKLAKEKAGLLKLDMEMLKRNVNVGFSGGEKKRAEMVQMGILDPQFAVLDETDSGLDIDALRVVGDGINAIMRNPEKGVLLITHYQRLLDVVQPDRVSILSKGRIVKTGGPELATDLEREGYDAVMADA from the coding sequence ATGCTCCAGATCGATAACCTCCACGCCGAAATCGCCTCCGAAAATGGGGGAGGCAAGAAGATCCTCGACGGCCTCACGCTCACCGTGAACGCGGGCGAGGTGCACGCCATCATGGGCCCCAACGGCGCGGGCAAGTCGACGCTTGCCTATGTGCTCGGCGGGCGACCCGGATACGAAGTGACCGAAGGCTCGGTCACTTTCCGCGGGCAGGACCTGCTGGCGATGGACCCGCACGAGCGGGCGGCAGCGGGCCTGTTCCTCGGCTTCCAGTACCCGGTCGAGATTCCTGGCGTCTCCAACATCCAGTTCCTGCGCGAGGCGCTCAACGCGCAGCGCCGTGCGCGCGGTGAAGAGGCGATGACCGGCGGCGATTTCCTCAAGCTGGCCAAGGAAAAGGCCGGGCTGCTCAAGCTCGACATGGAAATGCTCAAGCGCAACGTGAACGTCGGCTTCTCCGGCGGCGAGAAGAAGCGCGCCGAGATGGTCCAGATGGGCATTCTCGATCCGCAATTCGCGGTGCTGGACGAGACGGACAGTGGGCTCGACATCGATGCGCTGCGCGTGGTCGGCGACGGGATCAACGCGATCATGCGCAACCCGGAAAAGGGCGTGCTGCTGATCACCCACTACCAGCGCCTGCTCGACGTGGTGCAGCCCGATCGGGTCTCGATCCTCAGCAAGGGTCGTATCGTCAAGACCGGCGGGCCGGAACTGGCCACCGATCTGGAGCGCGAAGGCTACGACGCGGTGATGGCGGATGCCTGA